In Treponema primitia ZAS-2, a genomic segment contains:
- a CDS encoding HPr family phosphocarrier protein, producing MVEQMVTIQNRAGIHARPSAMLVQTAKDFKSNIYLEKGNDRINGKSIMGILTLGASYGTEIKVITEGEDEQAALEAMVKLFDQKFEEE from the coding sequence ATGGTTGAACAAATGGTGACAATTCAGAACAGAGCCGGAATCCATGCCCGTCCATCGGCTATGCTGGTGCAGACTGCCAAGGACTTTAAGTCTAACATCTATTTGGAAAAGGGAAACGACCGTATTAACGGCAAGTCCATCATGGGCATCCTTACCCTGGGCGCTTCCTACGGTACCGAAATTAAGGTTATCACCGAAGGGGAGGATGAGCAGGCGGCCCTGGAAGCCATGGTAAAGCTATTCGACCAAAAATTCGAAGAGGAATGA
- a CDS encoding ATP-binding protein, protein MKENFEIEIDGSSPLFDKTGMDYREFPSDFTRIRHYTMELIRTAPSGIRGFNLLEQQISEIIKNAVKHGNNNDPNKIVRIWYKLTLETAHLIVEDQGEGFKDLEKWNVFNRKRLQCINEQQADHLGDYVSFRGANSDNFDGGNALFAAVEYWNLGMVFNEKRNAVAIKRRFNVSKDTSVEDVLSDITPWDVDRF, encoded by the coding sequence ATGAAAGAAAATTTCGAGATAGAAATAGACGGTTCTTCGCCCTTATTTGATAAGACCGGAATGGACTATAGGGAATTTCCCTCTGATTTTACTCGGATCAGGCATTATACCATGGAGCTGATTCGGACTGCCCCCTCAGGAATACGGGGATTTAACCTTCTGGAACAGCAGATATCGGAGATCATTAAAAATGCCGTAAAACATGGCAATAATAATGATCCCAATAAAATAGTAAGAATATGGTATAAGCTTACCCTTGAAACGGCCCATCTTATCGTCGAGGACCAGGGGGAGGGCTTCAAAGACCTGGAAAAGTGGAATGTCTTTAATCGGAAACGTCTCCAATGTATCAATGAACAGCAGGCTGACCACCTGGGGGACTATGTCTCTTTCAGAGGAGCCAACAGCGACAACTTTGACGGGGGAAACGCCCTGTTTGCTGCGGTGGAATACTGGAACCTCGGCATGGTTTTTAACGAAAAACGAAACGCCGTTGCCATAAAGCGGCGTTTCAATGTTAGTAAGGATACTTCTGTAGAAGATGTCTTGTCAGATATTACGCCCTGGGATGTGGACCGTTTCTGA
- a CDS encoding HD domain-containing protein — protein sequence MGQDVYAALRDGFTDPIRDVLWGHIYLTPELAALTKSAPFMRLYRIFQLGPAYAVYPGATHTRAAHSIGVYHLARRLLLNLANRGAESWLSPVGAVSFLCAALLHDLGHFPYTHSLKELPLRRHEELTAEIILSEPVKSLVARAGGDPALSAAIVDTGLPVGSEKEPVFYRKLLSGVLDPDKLDYLNRDARYCGVPYGAQDVDFILSRLYPHQEQGVTIDSKGIPSVESILFSKYLMYRAVYWHPIVRSATGMVKKALLAGLEEGIIRAEELYGLDDAGLFALLASRPHPLFRLVEQVRIGRFYGAVAEFPFNGADHRDLLDISRRSRYEEALATELSEALGETLRPEDVLIDVPEPISFETGLYVSDEGCYFSESSSVFNAGSVESFVKSLRIIRIFVDPEHENRVKSCSKLNEILHIRKKWLNLM from the coding sequence ATGGGTCAGGATGTGTATGCCGCGCTTCGGGATGGGTTTACGGATCCCATCAGGGATGTACTGTGGGGGCATATATATCTTACCCCGGAACTGGCGGCGCTGACTAAATCGGCGCCCTTTATGCGGCTCTACCGGATATTTCAGCTTGGCCCTGCCTATGCGGTCTATCCCGGGGCCACCCATACCAGGGCTGCTCATTCCATCGGGGTTTACCATTTGGCCCGGCGTCTTCTTTTAAACCTGGCAAACCGGGGCGCCGAATCCTGGCTGAGTCCGGTCGGGGCAGTTTCTTTTCTCTGCGCCGCATTGCTCCACGATCTGGGCCATTTTCCCTACACCCATTCACTTAAGGAACTGCCCCTGCGCCGCCATGAAGAACTTACCGCGGAGATTATACTCAGTGAGCCGGTAAAGTCTTTGGTAGCCCGTGCCGGAGGCGACCCTGCTCTGAGCGCCGCCATTGTGGACACCGGGCTTCCCGTGGGCAGTGAAAAGGAACCGGTTTTTTACCGTAAGCTCCTTTCCGGGGTCCTGGACCCGGATAAACTGGACTATTTGAACCGGGATGCCCGGTACTGCGGGGTTCCCTACGGCGCCCAGGATGTAGATTTTATTCTGAGCCGCCTCTATCCCCATCAGGAACAGGGAGTAACCATCGATAGCAAGGGAATTCCCAGCGTGGAATCCATCCTTTTTTCAAAATACCTGATGTACCGGGCAGTTTACTGGCACCCTATAGTACGTTCTGCCACAGGGATGGTAAAAAAAGCCCTTCTGGCCGGGCTTGAAGAGGGGATCATCCGGGCGGAGGAGCTCTACGGCCTGGATGACGCCGGTTTGTTTGCCCTCCTGGCCAGCCGGCCCCACCCCCTGTTTCGCCTAGTCGAGCAGGTCCGGATAGGGCGGTTTTACGGGGCGGTGGCAGAATTTCCCTTTAACGGGGCGGATCACCGGGATTTGCTGGATATAAGCCGCCGTTCCCGGTACGAGGAAGCCCTGGCGACAGAGCTTTCCGAAGCCTTAGGGGAGACCCTGCGCCCCGAGGATGTACTTATTGATGTGCCTGAGCCCATTTCTTTTGAGACCGGCCTCTATGTCAGCGATGAGGGCTGTTACTTTTCCGAAAGTTCCAGCGTTTTTAATGCCGGATCCGTGGAAAGTTTTGTAAAATCTTTGCGAATTATACGGATATTTGTGGATCCTGAGCATGAAAACAGGGTAAAATCATGCTCGAAGCTTAACGAGATATTGCATATACGCAAAAAATGGTTAAATTTGATGTAA
- the hprK gene encoding HPr(Ser) kinase/phosphatase translates to MAEKQFTVLDLIDIDLKEHNSLNLHCIGGRKGLSREIASPDLNHPGLAISGFYNIFAHQRIQLFGRGEVAYLNKLEAEGNQDTIRQMFTYIIPCCIFTYNLTPTRTFFEAAEAAECPVLQTDLETADFSSRLMRILSNVFAPRQSVHGVLVEVYGLGILILGDSGVGKSETALELIERGHRLVADDVVEILCVNGNTLIGAGANKIIGHHMEIRGLGIINITHLFGVRAIRDQKRIQLVVKLEEWDSSKMYDRLGMEEKFAEFLGVSIPKLEIPVKPGRNIPIIIETAAMNERLKKMGYNSAREFNQNILKWIESDATRSVYFGQDDII, encoded by the coding sequence ATGGCGGAAAAGCAGTTTACCGTTTTGGATCTTATTGATATAGATCTGAAGGAACATAACTCTCTCAACCTGCACTGTATTGGGGGCCGTAAAGGGCTTTCCCGGGAAATAGCCAGCCCGGATTTAAACCACCCCGGCTTGGCTATTTCCGGCTTTTACAATATTTTTGCCCACCAGCGTATCCAATTGTTCGGGCGGGGAGAGGTGGCCTACCTGAACAAGCTGGAAGCCGAGGGCAACCAGGACACGATCAGGCAGATGTTCACCTATATCATCCCCTGCTGCATTTTTACCTATAATCTTACCCCCACCAGGACTTTCTTCGAGGCCGCCGAAGCGGCGGAGTGCCCGGTGCTTCAAACAGACCTGGAAACCGCAGATTTTTCTTCCCGGCTCATGCGGATACTCTCTAATGTGTTCGCCCCCAGGCAGAGCGTTCATGGGGTGTTGGTGGAGGTATACGGCCTGGGGATCCTCATCCTGGGGGATTCCGGGGTTGGGAAGAGCGAAACCGCCCTGGAGCTGATAGAACGGGGACACCGGCTGGTGGCGGATGATGTGGTGGAAATACTCTGCGTAAACGGCAATACCCTCATCGGCGCCGGGGCGAATAAGATTATCGGTCACCACATGGAGATCCGGGGCTTGGGGATTATCAATATTACCCACCTTTTTGGGGTTCGGGCTATCCGGGACCAGAAACGGATACAGTTGGTGGTTAAATTGGAGGAGTGGGATTCTTCCAAGATGTATGACCGTCTGGGTATGGAAGAAAAATTTGCCGAATTTCTGGGGGTCAGTATCCCCAAATTGGAAATTCCCGTAAAACCCGGGCGGAATATTCCCATTATTATAGAAACCGCCGCTATGAATGAACGGCTTAAGAAAATGGGGTACAATTCGGCCAGGGAATTCAATCAGAATATTCTAAAATGGATTGAAAGTGATGCTACCCGCTCGGTGTATTTCGGGCAGGATGATATTATATAA
- a CDS encoding late competence development ComFB family protein, with translation MEIHNTTEDIVFTTIDEICASIESKGNPDKLCLCERCRTDVACFVLNRVPPYYIISNRGAARIEQETIKKQQSAADTATLVFEAFKRVSHNQRPNSNHSQPEAKTKDLPAFNIPTIVGRVFNGINFSPMANVSVELWRDGILVPMKDQGWQNPYSLVANTQGTFTFWPESIPADTADIRKPFEYSIRIESEGLETLNHFFQVPVVSESRSAGSFSMGRTFKLPDLYMFPPGGDDD, from the coding sequence ATGGAGATACATAATACCACAGAGGATATTGTTTTTACGACGATAGATGAGATTTGCGCTTCCATTGAAAGCAAGGGCAATCCGGACAAGCTCTGCCTCTGCGAAAGGTGTCGGACCGATGTGGCTTGCTTTGTCCTGAACCGTGTGCCCCCCTATTATATTATTTCCAACCGGGGCGCCGCCCGGATTGAACAGGAAACCATCAAAAAGCAGCAAAGCGCGGCGGACACCGCGACCCTGGTTTTTGAGGCCTTCAAAAGGGTCAGTCACAACCAGCGGCCCAATTCCAACCATTCCCAGCCGGAGGCCAAGACCAAGGACCTTCCGGCCTTTAATATTCCAACCATTGTGGGCAGGGTCTTTAATGGCATCAATTTTTCACCCATGGCTAATGTAAGCGTGGAATTATGGCGGGATGGGATCCTGGTGCCCATGAAAGACCAGGGCTGGCAGAACCCCTATAGCCTGGTGGCGAACACCCAGGGGACTTTTACCTTCTGGCCTGAATCTATCCCGGCGGATACGGCTGATATCCGTAAACCCTTTGAATACTCCATACGGATTGAAAGCGAAGGCCTGGAAACCCTGAACCATTTTTTCCAGGTTCCGGTGGTCAGCGAATCCCGTTCTGCGGGTTCCTTCTCCATGGGCCGGACTTTCAAGCTCCCTGACCTCTACATGTTCCCCCCCGGGGGCGATGACGATTAG
- a CDS encoding STAS domain-containing protein, with protein sequence MELRIRKNQEIYIIDVQGELDLYNSYKLKDLLVKMLEKKIERFIINLDEVEYIDSSGIGALIYIASTIKKLNLKLAITNIHGSVKKVIELTKLMGYFPITATLDEAMKKVNV encoded by the coding sequence ATGGAACTAAGGATACGGAAGAACCAGGAAATATACATCATTGATGTTCAGGGAGAGCTGGATCTGTATAATTCGTATAAACTCAAGGATTTGCTGGTGAAGATGCTGGAGAAAAAGATCGAGCGCTTTATCATAAACCTTGACGAAGTTGAGTATATCGATTCCAGTGGCATCGGCGCCCTCATCTATATAGCCTCCACTATTAAAAAATTAAATCTTAAGCTTGCTATAACCAATATTCACGGCTCAGTTAAAAAGGTAATCGAATTGACAAAATTGATGGGGTACTTCCCTATTACGGCGACCTTGGACGAGGCTATGAAGAAAGTCAATGTCTAG
- a CDS encoding PilZ domain-containing protein gives MATPIKRIEKDFFLKVLYDEQLPIIFLRNRTEYVLRVERPAKDEIQLQSDRPIPGLKPRKKMDLMFEHHGQVITFSLEVRTLRDNHITAATPEFMYKNLARSHSRVVTPPDLQIQFTFRGDRYSLSFPKIPEYETGEIAEFMKNLDPHNLSGLIDQLAEWVKGFASGYKMIIFKDVHPNTAEEKILAETGKTLFLASTLGSLPHTDPLPKKRLITDDMLKRYLESTGVGQKFLDDAAARFIRSKFDSGIYSDLWVPIIFQEYVIGYIHIWISKEGLAPLNYDIIETVYQFARILAFSLKINGYFESGKIKNEPFAGNVIDISASGLLFAYPHSDLAAALLPDSELSVKLTAPKRTVNATAHIVRRFKDASANYFGCQFLDIAPEDIRFLFEYIYGKPFTDADASFLTGHV, from the coding sequence ATGGCAACACCGATTAAGCGTATTGAAAAGGATTTTTTTCTCAAAGTACTGTATGACGAACAGCTTCCTATCATTTTTTTACGGAACCGTACCGAATATGTGCTGCGTGTTGAGCGGCCTGCCAAGGATGAAATTCAGCTCCAGTCGGATCGCCCCATACCGGGGCTGAAACCCCGGAAAAAAATGGATCTGATGTTTGAGCACCATGGGCAGGTCATAACCTTTTCCCTGGAAGTGAGGACCCTCCGGGATAACCACATCACCGCTGCAACCCCGGAATTTATGTATAAAAACCTGGCCCGCTCCCATTCCCGGGTGGTCACCCCCCCGGATCTACAGATCCAGTTTACTTTCCGGGGAGACCGGTATTCCCTTTCCTTCCCTAAAATACCCGAATACGAAACCGGGGAAATTGCCGAATTTATGAAAAACCTGGACCCCCACAACCTCTCGGGACTCATCGATCAACTGGCAGAGTGGGTCAAAGGTTTTGCCAGTGGCTACAAAATGATCATTTTTAAGGATGTGCATCCCAACACGGCGGAAGAAAAAATCCTGGCAGAAACCGGCAAGACCTTATTTCTGGCCTCCACCCTGGGCTCCCTGCCCCACACGGACCCCCTCCCCAAAAAACGGCTGATTACCGACGATATGCTGAAACGCTATCTGGAAAGTACCGGGGTAGGACAGAAGTTTCTGGATGACGCCGCTGCCCGGTTCATCCGCTCCAAATTTGACAGTGGCATCTATTCGGACCTTTGGGTTCCCATCATCTTTCAGGAATATGTGATTGGGTATATCCACATCTGGATTAGCAAGGAAGGGCTTGCCCCCCTGAATTACGATATTATTGAGACCGTCTACCAGTTCGCCCGGATTTTAGCTTTCTCCCTGAAGATCAATGGCTATTTTGAATCGGGGAAAATCAAAAATGAACCCTTTGCGGGGAATGTTATCGATATCAGCGCATCGGGGCTGCTCTTCGCCTACCCCCATTCGGATCTGGCTGCCGCCCTGCTACCGGATAGTGAGCTTTCGGTTAAACTGACCGCCCCCAAAAGGACGGTCAACGCCACTGCCCACATAGTACGGCGGTTTAAGGACGCCAGCGCCAACTACTTCGGCTGCCAGTTCCTGGATATAGCCCCGGAGGATATACGGTTTCTCTTTGAGTACATTTACGGAAAGCCCTTTACCGATGCGGACGCATCTTTCCTCACTGGCCATGTTTAG